Proteins from a genomic interval of Trifolium pratense cultivar HEN17-A07 linkage group LG6, ARS_RC_1.1, whole genome shotgun sequence:
- the LOC123892221 gene encoding uncharacterized protein LOC123892221, with the protein MGRRVWNDWFAVHHLKHDDNHIYAPPATDRWEKPHNGWVKCNVDDVFFSEDRVTTMGACFRDHVDNFVAGFTQRQRATLSTVEGEAWALLQAMKKANYRGLDRVQFESNSQVLTEAIRTKRSGNSEFSLVAADIIQIMLLCINFEVKFVRDK; encoded by the exons atggGTCGAAG GGTATGGAATGATTGGTTTGCTGTTCATCATCTGAAGCATGATGACAACCATATTTATGCACCTCCTGCTACTGATAGATGGGAAAAACCTCACAATGGTTGGGTGAAGTGTaatgttgatgatgttttttttagTGAAGACAGGGTAACAACAATGGGTGCCTGTTTTCGGGATCATGTTGATAACTTTGTGGCAGGCTTCACACAGAGACAGCGGGCCACACTGTCAACGGTGGAAGGCGAAGCATGGGCGCTCTTGCAGGCCATGAAGAAAGCCAATTATAGAGGTCTAGATAGGGTTCAATTTGAAAGCAACTCACAGGTGTTGACTGAAGCTATTCGAACCAAGCGTAGTGGTAATTCTGAATTCAGTTTAGTGGCTGCTGACATCATCCAAATTATGCTATTGTGTATAAACTTTGAAGTGAAGTTTGTTAGAGACAAGTGA